In a single window of the Papaver somniferum cultivar HN1 chromosome 8, ASM357369v1, whole genome shotgun sequence genome:
- the LOC113306228 gene encoding uncharacterized protein LOC113306228 encodes MEEKMLYTLMTSAWNIWKDRCDVVFQGVSLNPFTSMHMIQYHLRSHFYDNNAFIRNINTHRISHWKHPMHDILKLNVDASFDYDTNQSGTGIVLRSHIGTCEGIKGNYADGILSPEMSECMAIREALVWAKEKHLKRIHIEVDAKLIIQSITGNVLRIQWENRNLLKKIIHLSSSFLQCSFSFIGSDDNQIADAVAKTVRKTVLI; translated from the coding sequence ATGGAGGAGAAGATGCTTTACACCTTGATGACAAGTGCATGGAATATATGGAAAGACAGATGTGACGTCGTGTTCCAGGGAGTATCACTTAATCCTTTCACCTCAATGCATATGATTCAGTACCATTTGCGATCTCATTTCTATGATAATAATGCATTCATTCGTAATATTAATACTCATAGAATCTCTCATTGGAAACATCCCATGCATGATATCTTAAAATTGAATGTAGACGCTTCTTTTGATTATGATACTAACCAAAGTGGCACTGGTATTGTTCTACGTTCTCATATAGGCACATGTGAAGGGATCAAAGGAAACTATGCAGATGGAATTCTGAGTCCGGAGATGAGTGAATGCATGGCAATACGTGAAGCACTGGTGTGGGCCAAAGAGAAACATTTAAAAAGAATTCATATAGAAGTTGATGCAAAACTTATCATTCAATCAATAACAGGCAATGTTCTTCGCATACAATGGGAGAATAGAAACCTTCTTaagaaaataatacatttaagctCAAGTTTTTTACAATGTTCTTTCTCTTTTATTGGTAGTGATGACAATCAGATAGCTGATGCAGTTGCTAAAACTGTTAGGAAAACAGTACTAATTTAG